A segment of the Sphingopyxis sp. OAS728 genome:
CCGCGACCGCCTGCCCCGCCGGAATAGCGGCATAGTCGTAGCGGAAGCCGAACCCGTCGTCGAACAGGCGAAAGGTTACGCCGACCGCCTTGTTCAGCGCGGTGTCGCCCGCCAGCGTCACCGACAGTTCATTGTGATTGTCGCGGATCAACCGTTGTTCGCCCCATGGCTGTTCCCAGAGCGTATCGACCGAAGCACGTTTCACATTGCCGATTTCGGCAAAGCGCGGATCGGCCTCGCCCGCGAAGCGCAGCCCCAGCCGCGACGGCGCGATCACCGTCACATTGCCGCGCTTGACCTCGTAGAGCGCCTCGCCTCCTTCCACCGAAACGCACAGCTCCAGTACCTTTTCCGGCGACTGGGCGCACTCGCGTGCCACCGCAGGGGTCGCGAACGCCAGCATCGACAGGCCGAACAAAAGGGACGTTTTGGGGATCATTTCATTCTCTCTTTGCTGGGGAGGCGTGGGTTATTTCTGGAAAGCCGAAAGCAGCCTTTGGCGCAGCGCGGCGCGCTCATCGGGTCGCATCGCGCCGAGCGTCCCGCGCAGCGCCGCCGGGATATGGCCCGATGCGCTATCGGGATCGCCGAACACATGGGCGTCGAACATCGCCCGCCAATAAGCCCGCTCGCCGGGTGGCAGATCCTTCAGCGCAAGCAATGCCGCGAGGAAGATGTCGTTAGGCTTTTCGATCCCCCTGGCGGTGTCGCCCCACCAGTAATTGACCATCGCATTATAGGGATCGAGCGAGGCAACATGATGCCACCAATATTTGGGGATGAAGATCGCGTCGCCGGGCTCGAGGATTGCCACACGCGCCGCCGCGAGCGCCTCGCGAAAGCGCGGGAAGCGATCGTAATCGGGGTTCTCGGGATCGACGAGCGACAGCGGCGGCGGATTATCGAGCGGGCCGATATAAAGGTTTGCGACCTGATCGGGCGGGAACAGGGTGAAGCGCCGCCGCCCCGCGATCACGCACGCCAGATTATGGTCGCGGTCGTTGTGCGTCTGCGTCTTCACGCTGCCGCCAAGCCACAGTTTCGGGCCAACGTCGGCAGGCAGCAGCGGCATCGGGTTCTGGCGCACGAACTCGGGCAAGGCGTCGGCGAGCGGCAGCATCTGGATCGCGACTGTCGGCACATTCTCCTGCCCGATCAGCCCCTCGATCCGCGCCAGCGTCTCGCGCAGCGGCGCGCTCCTTTTGGTGAAGGTGAATTCGCGCATGTCGGCGCGATAGGCGAAGCGTCCAGCGGCTCGCGCGGGCGCTTCCATCACCGGCACCGCCGCGCCTCGATCCATTCCCGCGAGATAGGCGTTTAGGCGGCCGGGCGAGTGCCGCCCGGCCGCCAGTGCGACCCAGTCGTCAAACAGCCCCTTGATGACGACGGGAGTTTCGGCCGCGACGAGCGCGGCAAAATCGGCGGGAGCCGGAGCGCCACGCGCGGCAATGCGCGGCAGCGCGTCGAGCGGCGACGGCTGCGCCGCAGCGGCACCGAGGCGCGCGGGCTCAGCCATGGGGGCGTTGCAGGATGCGCGAGAGATAGGCGTCGTGCGTCGGCTGGCGCAGCACCTGTTCGCGCACGAAGCCGAGCATCTTGCGGAAATGGACCTTAACCTCGTCGGGCGGCACCCGGTCGACGGCGGGACGCCAGCTTTCGGGGACGATCCCGTGCCCCGTGAAAAGCGCGCGCCAACTGTCGGGCGGCAGGCTCTCGTCTTCCTGCGGCGCGAGCTCGCCGCGCGCGCGAAAGAAATCGATCATATGCACCAGCTCGTCCGAAACCGGCAGCGCGCGCGCCGCCTCCCAGAAGGGGCCAGCGTAATTCTGCAGCGTATGGTGCGCGGCCTGGAAATCGGCGACGCGCGCGAAATGCGAGCGCATGATCCGGTTATATTCGGCGCGCCGCGCTGCATAGCTGTCGCCCTCGGCCGGATAAACGCCGAGCAGGTGCACGATGCCGAGTTGCAGCCCGTGCAATCCAAGGCCGTGAACGGGGTCGAACGAACAAGCCGCCTCGCCAAGCCCGATGACATTGCCCGCCCATGGCGCGCTTGCCGCGCCGGGCGCAAGCGCGCGGATTGTCGCAGCCTCCAAAGCCACACCGCTCGCGGTCGCAGCGGCTTGCAGCGCCGCTTCGTCGCTCGTCGCCGCACTCGAAAAGACATGCTCAACATGCGTGTGGGTCAGGCTGGGGAATAGTCCGGTCCAACCGTCCGTGCCCGCGCGGATCTCGGCATAGACCGGCAGCGCGGCAAAGCGCGGCGCCAGCGCGGTCAGCATCCGGTCGCCGGGCATCGCCCAGGTTTCGAACGTGCCGCCGATTGCCTCGCGCAGCAGCCCTTCGCGCGTCAGATCGGCGAACAAGGCGCTTTCAACCCGGCTTCCGTCATCGAGCAGCAGCGCGGCGATGCCATCATCGCTGCGCTCGACCGCGACGCTTGCGGTCTCGAAAACCTCGACCCCCAGATGCTGCGCGATCGCCTTCAAGCTTTTGGCATAGGCGGCCGCGGGTAGATGATAGCCATAGTCGCTGCGCCCATAGATCTCGCTGTCCTCGTCGGGAATAAACAGCCGGCCGTTGTGCGCGGCGGTCGCGGTCAGCGAAAAATCGTCGAGCCCGACTCCGAGCCCATGGCGACGTGCCTTCACCCAATGCGGAAAGAAATCGCCGCCGTTAATGCCGGTGCCGAACGCGCCATAGCTGTGAAGGAAGGAAGCCTGCCTCGCTCCGCTCGCATCGACGAAATTCTGACCGAGCGTGAAAGCGCCGCGCACGCCGCGCAGCAGCGCCGCCTCGTCGATGCCGATCTGGTTGTGCAGTGCCTCGATCGCCGGCAGCGTCGCGTAGAGATCAGCCGGACTGTTTTCATCGGGCAACGCCACCGCCCTGACCGTCACGCCCGCGGGCGCCAGCGCGCGTTGCAGTGCCGCCGCCGCCAGCCACAGCTGCGCATCGCGGCCGAGCAAAGTGATATCGCGCACCGCGCTCACGCCGCGTTCGCCGGGACGCCGGGCCGCGCCTTGGCCTCCGAAGCGCAATAGCTCGCCAGGAATTCGGCATGCGGCGTCATGTCGGCGGCGTTGACCACGATCCGTTCCGCCAAATCGTCGAGCCGCGCCTGCAAATCTGCCGCCGACAAGCGATGGGTTAGCGGATTTGCCGCCGACGGCAGAACGCCCTGCCCCTCGAGCACTGACAGCCAGCTGTCGCGTGAGAAAAGGCCAAGCCGATATTCGGGCGCCGCGGCGCTTTCGCGGAACAGCGCCATCTTGTGCGCAAGGCTGTCGGGCAGCGTCATGTTGCGCACATGATCCCACATCGGTTCGCCGACACGTTCGTTCGCGGTGTAGTGGAGGACGAGGAAGTCGCGCGTCCGGTCATAGTGGACCGCAAACAACCTGTTGAACTCGCGCACCATGCGCGGATCGACCTTTTCGCCGCGCCTCGGGATCAGGCCGGCAAGGTCGATCGTCGCCGCCTGGATCAGGAAGATGCTCGTCGACTCCAGCGGTTCGAGGAACCCGCTCGCAAGACCGACGGCGATGCAATTGCCCGCCCAGCCAACCTGCCGCCGACCCGCCTGAAAGCGGAGCAGGCGCGGCTCGTCGAGTGCTTCGCCGTCGATCGCGCCGAGCAATGTCTGCCGCGCCTCTTCCTCGCCGCAAAAGCGGCTTGAAAAGACATAGCCATTGCCGATCCGGTGCTGGAGCGGGATGCGCCAGGTCCAACCCGCGCGCTGCGCGGTCGCGCGCGTATAGGGGGTAAGCGGCTCGACGCCGGTGCAGGGCACCGCAAACGCGCGGTCGCACGGCAGCCAATCGCTCCAGTCGACCCACGGCACCTCCATCGTTTGCCCGAGCAGCAGCGAACGAAAGCCCGAGCAGTCGATGAAAAGATCGCCCGAAACCTCCGCTCCCGACGCGAGCGTCAGGCTTGCGACATCGCCGCTTTCGGCGTCGCGGACGACATCAACGACCTTGCCCTCCATGCGCCGGATCCCGCGCGCGGTCGCCCATTTGCGGAGATATGCGGCGTACAGCCCGGCGTCGAAGTGATAGGCATAGCTGTAGGTCGAGCGGATCGATTTCGGGTCGCTGTTCGGATGCTCGAAGCCATTGGCGTGGCAGGCGGCTACCGCGAAGCTGTAGTCTTGCAGCGAACGATTGTCGGTTCCCGCCAGCCGTGCACGCGCCCAATGATGCTGGAAGTCGGCGCCCGTCCAGCGATCGCCGAACGTGCCGAACGGATGGATATAACGCACGCCGGGCCGCAGCCAGTCGACGAATTCGATGCCGAGCTTGATGGTGCCGGCGGTCTCGCGCATGAATTCGGCCTCGTCAATGCCGATCATGTCATTGAAGGTCTTGATATGCGGCAATGTCGCTTCGCCGACGCCAACCGTGGCGATCTCGTCGCTCTCGATTAGCGTGATGTCGTAGTCGGCGCCTGCGAGAAGGCCAACCAGCCCCGATGCGCACATCCAGCCCGCGGTGCCGCCGCCCAAAATGACGATCCGATAGGGTGCGTGCTCGGTCATGACCGGTTCCTTACTCCCTTTGAAAACGAAGACGCGGCCGCCGCAAGGGAACGGCCGCGTCCCAGTGGAGGATCAGAACTTCACACGCGCGCCGAATTGGAAGCGGCGGTCGACGCGGCTCCACGCCGAGTCGAAATATTTGGCCGCCGCGCCCGGGGTCTGCGGAGAGTCGCCGAAGACCTGCTGCTGATAGACGGTCGTCGTGTTGAGCAGATTGGTGCCGTCGACCGAAAGCTCCAGCCACTTGGTCGGCGAGAAGCGCAGCGACGCGTCGAGGAAGCCCGCCGCCTTCTGGAACACCGGCAAGCCGATGCAGCAGTCGAGGTTCTGCGTCAGGTAACGCGACCGCCAATTATAGGCGACACGGAGCCCGACCGGTCCCTTTTCATAGAGCCCGACGAGGTTGAACGTGTGCTTCGATATCCCGGCAAGCTTGTGCGAGTCGAGAACATAGCCGGTGCCACCCAGCGACTGCTGGCCCGCGCCGAACGCCCCTACGTCGCCGCTCGACGATGCGGTGAACAGGTTCGAGTTGTTGATCCCCGACTGATGCACATAGGTGTAGTTCGCCTGCATGCCGAGCCCACTCAAAAGGCCGGGCAGGAAGTCGAAGAAGGTCTGGTAGGCGAGTTCGCCGCCCCAGATCTCGCCGCCCTTCCGGACATTGCTCGGTCCGTTGACCTGCACCGTCTGGGTCGACGTCCCGTTGGTGATGTCGCGGCCGAACTGGCCAAAGGAGATCGCGTTCGTCAGCTTCTTGTAAAAGACCCCGGCCGTGATCGCACTGTTCGATCCCATATAATGTTCGAACGTCAGATCGAACTGGTCCGCACGCAGCGGTTTCAGCGCCGCATTGCCCGAGTTGGCGAGGAACACGAAATTATAACCGGTGATGGCCCCGGCCGCGTTGCGGACGATGTAGGGCGAGTCGGCCGTCGTGTTGATGATCGGCGCATTGATCGCGAGCGTGTTGCGCAGGAAACCGAACTGCGGCCGCGAGATCGCCCGCGAATAGGCGAAGCGGACAAAGGTCTTGTCGTCGAAGCCGAAGCGCAGGTTAAGGCTGGGAAGCCAGTCGGTGCGCGTCGTCTTATATTTGTCCTCCGTCGCGGCGCCGTTGGCGAAGGCGATAATCTCCGGCGTCAGATAGCAGCGCGGGTTGACGACATTGTTGCCCGTCAAAGGCGTGTTGCACGGCACCAGATTGTCGAAGATGTTCGTCGCGGGAAAGGCGACGCTGCCCGTGCTCGCGATCTTCGTTCGCACGACGCGCAGGCCGACATTGCCCTGCAGGTTGACGCTGCCGAGCATCAGCTTGTCGCCACCGCCGAACTTGATCATCGCATAGGCCGCCTGGGTCTGTTCGCGAACGCGAAACTTTTCGCCAGGTGTGAAGCATTCGTCGACGGTCGCCTCGGGCCGATCGCAAATGGCAGTATAGCCCGTGCCGAGCGGCGAGTTCGTGGTTGCGCCGCTCAGCGACTGGATCAAGCGCGGGAAATCGCGCAGCGTATCGCGGTTGAGGAAGACGAGCGGCCCATTGGGATAGGCGCTGCCATTATAGAAATCGCCAAGGCTCTGCGATTCCCAGATGCCCGCGCCATAGCCCTGGAAGGGCGCATGGCCAGTATTGCCGCCGCAATTGCCCGTATCGGTCGGATAGGCGCCCCCCGTCGTATTGTCGGCGTTGAAGCCCGGGCCATTACAGTTCCAGCTCGCGGCGATCGGCGTCCAGTTGAAGGTCGAATAGCGCACCGTCTGCTTGCGGTCGGCGTAGCGCACCCCGACCTTCAGCGAGTCGAGCCAGTCGCTGTCGGGGAAATCATATTCGGCGTCGCCGCGCAGCGCGAGTTCGTTGGCGTCATTGTCCTCGACATGGCCCTGGATGAACGGGATCCAGTAGTTATGCGCGTTGGCGAGACCGCCCGCAGCATAATTGACGTTCGATCCGGGGAGCAACGTCACGTGCGGGGTGCCGTCGCCGTTCACGCTATAATCGTAATCGGCCATCGACCCGGTCGCGACCAAGATGTCGTTATTATAGGTCGATGCATCGATATATTGCGCGTCGAGGTTGAAGTGCAGCCGGTCGCTTGCATCCCATTTTATGTTCGCCGACAGGTCGCGCGTTCCTTCGCGATGGTCGAAATTGCGCGCTTCGTTCTGGAAATAGAGCCCGTCGCGCTGCGTCGTGCAAGCGCCGCCGGGACCCGGTCCGCAATAGTTGACGAACGGCTGGCCCGGCACCGCCGAACCCGCGTTGATCGCCGCCTGCACGCTCTCGGTCGTGCCGCTGAAGCTGCCGTGCGGCTGGGTCAGGATTCCTCCCGTCAGCATGCCGTCGGGGCCAAAGGTCAGCCCGCTGCTGCCCGCGATGAGCGACCCGGTGCGCGGGTTATAGGCGCGCGTGCCGAAATAATTGCCGTCGAGGATGGCGTGGCTGGCGCGCTCGAGCCAGGCATTGGTGTAATGCGAGTCGATATATTGGATCGTCGCGCGCAGGCTGCCCGAAATATTCTCATATTGCAGCGCGCCCGCGATGCCGCGCCGCTTGCGGTCATAATCGACCTGCGAATAACGGATGCCGTCGGGGGCATAGGCCCAGCCGGTCCCGCCGAACGGATTGGCGGTGCATGGCAGACTGCCGTCGGCGCCGGGCGTGGCGCGGACGACGCCGTCGGGGCCAGTCGTGCCAAATCCAGCCGAACAATAGGTATCGATCTTGTCCATGATCACGCTTTCGGTTCGCGTGACAAGATGGCTCTCCGCATAGCTGCCGAGGATGCCGAACCGGCCGATGGCCGTGTCCCAGGTGTTGCTGATCAGCCCGGAGAATTCGGGCGTCCAGCGGCCCGAGCGGTCGCCATAATTGATCCGGAAGGTCCCTGTGACGACGAGCCCCTTCTGGTCGAACGGCACGCGCGTGCGCAAATCGACGGTACCGGCGATGCCGCCCTCGATCAGGTCCGCCGTCTGGTTCTTGTAGACGTCGATCCCGGCGAGCAGTTCGGGCGCGATATCGTTGAACTGCAGCCCGCGCGCCGAGTCGGCGGAGAAGCTGTCGCGGCCGTTGATTTCGGTGCGGACATTGGTCAGGCCGCGGATGAGCACGTCGGTCGGCTCGCCCGACGGGTGGGTCGAGTCATCGGCCGATTGCAGGCGGTTGACCGTGATGCCCGGAATGCGCTGCAGCGCTTCGGCCGCCGACTTGTCGGGAAAGGCCCCGATATCGGTCGCGGTCACCGAGTCGACGACGGTCAGCGCGTCGCGCTTGCGGCCCGCGGCATCCTCCAGTGCGGCGCGCACACCGGTAACGACAATTTCGTCATTGCCCGAAGCGCCCTCGGGCGCGTCCTGCGCCATCGCCGGCGACGTCATCAACAGGCCGACGGCCAGCACCGGCAGCGAGGCGCCGCCCGACAGCATGCGCCCACGACAATTCGCGAATCCCTTGAGCCTCATCGCTCTCCCCTTCCCACGGACGCCCCTTTTCTTCGGGGCTTTCCTTATCGGCACGACGCGGGAATCCCCCGCTCGCCCATTTGCATGTTTTTGCGTGTTCTTGCACAAATGGCAAGCCTCTTTTGAGAAGATACAACTCTCCCATTTAATATAGATATATCAATATTTTAGGTGAGATTACTGGCGATCACGACGGTACGACATGCATCGCTCGCATACGTTTGCACGCCAATGTCGTTATGCAAATATTTGCACTAAAACAACGTGAAATGCGGTTTTTGCGGCCAGCGCTCGACGCCGTCAGGTCTGCGTGCGCGGGATAAGCGGCGCCGCGAGCGCGGCCAACGCAAGGAATACTGCCGCCAGCGCGAGGGCCAGCGTCGGCTCGCCCCCAAACAGATGCTGCACGACAGGGCCGAGGCAGATCGCCGCGACCAGCTGCGGAATGACGAGAAAGATATTGTGGATGCCCAGATAGACGCCGACCTTGCCCGGCGGGACGGCGTTGACGATGATAGCATAGGGCAGCGACAGGATGGCGGCCCAGGCGACGCCGATCCCCGCGGCCGCTATCCACAGCCATTCAGGCCCCGGCGCCAGCACAAAACCCGCCATGCCCGCCGCGCCGCCAAGCAGGCACAGCGCATAGGTCGCGCGCTCGCCGATCCGCGCCGATATCGCCGGGAGCGCCAGCGCACCGACCGCGGCGACGCCATTATAGGTCGCGAACAATATGCCCACCCAATCGGCGGCGGCAGCATAGGGTGCCGATGCCGGATCACCGGTTCCGAAATGCCGCTGCGCAACGGCGGGCGCGGCATAGATCCACATCGCGAACAGCCCGAACCAGGTGAAGAATTGCACCGCCGCCAGCCGGCGCAGCGCCGCCGGCATGCGCAGGAAATCCTCGCCGATCTGAAGCAGGCCCAGCGAGCGGTCGCCGCGCGCACGCCGCCGCCCAGCCGCGAGTTGCGCGATCCCTCCGATCAGCGCTGCAGACGCGAGAACGAGCACTTCCCACTGCCAGCGCAGCAGCAGCGCGAGCAGCAGCAGTACCGCGCCGGCCAGCGCCGGCGTCCAGCCGCCGAGGCTGAAGCGAACGATCGGCCCCGGCGCGGCCACCGGCCGGTCATCCGCCAGGGCAGCCCCCATCGCGGGCCGCTCGCGCGTCGACAGGGCGGTCCAGAACACCGACAGCAACAGGCACGCGCTACCGATATAATAGGCGTAGCGCACCGACGGTGGCAGCGCGCCGCCGCCAGCGGTGCCCGCAACCCCGAACCAGTTCACCAGCATCCAGGGCAGCGACGAGGCAAAGACCGCGCCCGTGCCGATGAAGAAAACCTGCACGGCATAGCCCTTGGCGCGCTGGGCGTGCGGCAGATTGTCGGCGACCAGCGCGCGCGACGGATCCATCGTGATGTTGATCGAGGCGGTGAGCAGCCACAACGCGGCGATCGCTGCCCACAATGTCGTCGCATTGGGCATCACGAAGAGCGCGATGGCGGTGAGCATCCCGCCCGTGACAAGGAAAGGGCGCCGCCGGCCATAGCGCGAACGCGAATGGTCGCTGAGATGTCCGACGATCGGCTGGACGATCAGCCCGGTGATCGGGCCCGCGATCCACAGCACCGGCAAGGCCGCGACATCGGCGCCGAGCGTCTGGAAGATGCGGGTCGTGTTCGCATTCTGCAGCGCCCAGACGATCTGGATGCCGAACAATGCAAAACACATGTTCCAGATATGCAAATTCGTCGCGGCAAAGCCGCGCGACATCGCTTCTCCCCCGCTCTTTAGCGGGGCATCGGAATGCAAATCTTGCATTACCTCCCCCTTCCTGTGCTATCGCATCCCGACGTCAGGCACGGACAGCATCTTTATGAGCACCAACAATACGAGATTGGAAGACTTGGCAAGGATGGCCGGTGTGTCGATCTCGACCGTATCGCGCGCACTCAACGACCATCCGCTGATCAGCCTGAAAACCAAGAAGAAAGTCTGGGCGCTCGCACGCGAGCATAATTATCCGTTCCGCAGTTACATGCCCGCCGCGCCCGTCGGGGCCGAAGGGTCGATCGTCGTCGTCACCCCGCATATGCACGGCCGTCCGCTGCCGCTGTCGCACCCCTTCTTCCTCGAACTGCTCGCGAGCATCGGCGAGGCGGCGCGCGCGCGCGACTGCGATTTCACCGTCAGCCACACCGCGCCGCGCGATCTCGACGATCTGATGGCGGTGATGACGACCAGCCGCGCCAATGGCGTGATCTTCCTCGGGCAGAGCATGCTCCACGACGGCTTCAACCAGCTGGCCGAAGCGAACAGCAATTTCGTCGTGTGGGGCGCGCACCTGCCGGGGCAGAAATATCGCTCGGTCGGGTCCGACAATGTGCTCGGCGGCCGCCGCGCAACGCTCCATCTCGCGCGCCTCGGGCGCAAAGCCATCGCCTTCCTGGGCAGCAGTGACCCCGAGGCGATGCAGCGCCGCCAAGGCTATCTCGAAGCACTGGAGGCGAACGGCCTCGACGCCGATCCCGCGCTCGACATCCGCGTCGACTTCGGTTTTGAATCGGCCGAACGCGCGCTCAGCCAATTGCTCGCGCGCGGGCGAAAGTTCGACGGCATCATCGCGTCGAGCGACCTTATCGCGCTCGGCGCCATCCGCGCGCTGCGCAAGGCGAACCTGTCGGTCCCCAAGGACGTCTCGGTCGTCGGCTACGACGATATGCTGCTCGCGCGATTGAGCACCCCGGCGCTGACGACAATCCAGCAGGACACGCTCGAAGCCGGGCGACGCCTTGTGTCACAGGTGATGGACGCGCATTCCGAGCAGTTTCTCGACTATCTGCCGACGCACCTGATCGTCCGCGAATCCTGCGGCGCTTGACCTGCGCCGGCGCTAGATCGCACCCGCCTTCATCTGCCCGACCGCATGATCGACCGCGCGCGCGGTCAGCGCCATGAAGGTCAGCGACGGATTGACGCACGAGATCGAGGCCATCTGCGCGCCGTCGGTGACGAACAGGTTGGCCGCGTCGTGCGCCTGGCTCCATTTGTTGAGCACCGACTGACGCGGATCGGCGCCCATGCGCGCGCCGCCCATTTCATGGATCGCATCGCCGGGGACATGCTCGCGCTGCTCGCTCTTCACATTGGTGAGCCCGGCCTTGCGCAGCATCGCCTCGCCCTCGGTCCGCGCGTCGTTCATCATACGGATCTCGTTGTCGCGGAAGGTGACGTCGAAGCGCATCAGCGGCACCCCGAAACGGTCGACCTTGTCGGCGTGCAGGCTGACGCGGTTATCCTCATAAGGCAGGCATTCGCCGAACGCGCCCATGCTGAACTTCCACGGCCCATAACCGCGCATCGCCTGCTTCATTGATGCGCCGAAGCCGACCGGGCCAGCGGGGTCGCGCCGCGCGCTGCCCTGATAGCCATAACCACGGCGAAAGCCGATGCCCTCCTCGCCGCCGACGTTGCGGAAGCGCGGGATATAGACCCCGCCCGGACGCCGGCCATATTCGATAAAGTCGGTCATGCCGGGGATATCGCCCCAGATATTGACGCGGAAAATATGGTCCATGACATAGCCGCCGAGCGTGCCGCTGGCGTCGAAATGGCTCTTGCCGCTGCCGGGGATCCGCGAGTTCATGAGGATCTGCGTCGAGGCGAGCGCGGAGGCGCAGAGGAACACCATCCGCGCCGGGATGATTTCGGCCTGTTTGGTATTGGCGTCGACGACGCGGACGCCGGTGACGCGCTTCGTCTTAGGATCATATTCGAGGTTGGTGACCACCGCATCGGATCGCAGCGTCAGTCGGCCGGTGGCGCGCGCGGCGGGCAGCGTCACCGCCTGCGTCGAGAAATAGGCACCGAACGAACAGCCGCGTCCGCACTGGTTGCGGAACTGGCATTTGCTGCGGCCCTGCTCCTCCTTGTCCTCGGTCATGTTCGACAGGCGCGTATGGATCAGCTTGCGTCCCGGCGAGGTCGCCTCGAGCCGTTCCTTCACCCATTTTTCGGCGATGTTCATCTGCATCGGCGGCTGGAACGCGCTGTCGGGGAGTTGCGGCAGGTTCTCGCGCGATCCCGACACGCCGATATATTTTTCGACATAATCGTACCAGGGCGCGAGGTCGTCGTAGCGGATCGGCCAGTCGATCCCGACATTCTCGCGCTTGTTCGCCTCGAAATCCTCAGGCGCCCAGCGAAAGCTCCAGCGCCCCCAGATCAGCGACTTGCCGCCGACGGCGGCGGGGCGGATCCAGTAGAATTTGTCGCCCTCGTCATACGCATAGGGATTGAGCCGGTCGTTGTTGTAGAATTTCCGGTTCGACGGCGAAACATAGCCGTGCTTGGCGATGAAATAGTCGCTGTCCATCAGCGCCTTGGGCATCATGTCGCGCGCGGGTATTTCATAGGCGGGCTTGCCGTCGAAATCATAATCCTCACCGTGCTCGACCATCACGCCGCGGTCGAGCATCAGGACCTTCAGGCCCTTTTCGGTCAATTCCTTTGCCGCCCAACCGCCGCTCACTCCGGAGCCGATGACGATCGCGTCGAACTTGTCGGTCGCTGCCATGAATAAATCCTCGAATATCTGTTATGCGCGGAGGCGGCTGAGCGCCGCGAAGCTGGTCTGGATGTCGGGCAGATAAGGCGCGGGCGACTGATCATTCTCGACATAGAAATGCTTCACGCCGGCGGTCCGGTTGAGCGTGAAGATATCGGCGAAATCGATCACGCCCTTGCCGACGCTGGTCATCTTGCCGTCGGCGGTGCGGTCCTTGACATGATAGGCATAGATGCGGCCCGGCAGGCGCCGGATGATCGCCTTGGGATCCTCGCCCGCGGCGACCGTCCAGAACAGGTCGAGCTCGATCTTGACGAGCGCCGGATCGGTCTCGGCAACCAGCATATCGAACAGGCTGGTGCCGCCCAGTTTCACCGTGAACTCGAAATCATGATTATGATAGGCGAAGCCCAGCCCCGCCTTTTTGAGCTGCTCGGCCCAGCGGCTGAAATTGGCGACCGCGGCTTTCCAGCCTTCGGCATTGCGCTGCGCCTCGGCCATCCATGGCAGCACCACCGTGTCGGCGCCCAATGTCTTCGCCATCTTCACGGCGCCATCGAAATCCGACGCCAGCGCGTCATAGCCGATGTGCACCGAGGGCGAGGTCAGCCCCAGCCGGTCCATCGTCTTGCGGAGCGCGGCATGGTCCATCTTGTCATAACCGCCGCCGCCATATTCGACCTCGCGATAACCGATCGCCGCGACCTTCTCGAGCGTCGCCATCGGGTCGGCAGCGAAGAGTTCGCGCAGCGTGTAAAGCTGGATTCCGATGGGCTTCGACTTCAGGCTCTTCGCCATTAGCGGGCCCGTCGCGAGCGTCGTCGCAAGCGCCGCGCTGCTCACCATCCATTGCCGCCGGCTGATCATCATGACGAATAGACCTTGTTGACCTTGGAATAGGGATAAGCGCCGTCATACTGTCCGGGGACGGGCAGATATTCGCGCTCCTGCGTGATGCCGACCTCCGACGTGAAATAACCGGTGAGCACGAGCTGGCGGAACTTGTCGAAAAAATCCGCACCGCCCGGCAGCTTGTTTTCCATCGCCAGCGTCAGCAGCGCATCCTGCTGCGCGGACGTCGCCTTGTCGGCGGCCACCTTGTAATCGCTGCGGCTGCGCGCCTCGATCGCGTCGAGCCCCGCGACGATCGGCTTGCGATCCGCGGGCGCCGCCCAGTCGGCAAGCAGCTTTTCGATGAATTCGGGCACCCCGGCGGTGATCGCGCCCGGCGTGTCGGTCGTCGGCATCACGCGTTCGCTGAGCGCGGTCATCAGTGCGCGCTGCTGCGCGGTGAACACCGGGGCCGACGGCGGCCCGTCGCTGATCACCGGCGCGACCGCCACCCCCGCCGCGCGC
Coding sequences within it:
- a CDS encoding tryptophan halogenase family protein; amino-acid sequence: MTEHAPYRIVILGGGTAGWMCASGLVGLLAGADYDITLIESDEIATVGVGEATLPHIKTFNDMIGIDEAEFMRETAGTIKLGIEFVDWLRPGVRYIHPFGTFGDRWTGADFQHHWARARLAGTDNRSLQDYSFAVAACHANGFEHPNSDPKSIRSTYSYAYHFDAGLYAAYLRKWATARGIRRMEGKVVDVVRDAESGDVASLTLASGAEVSGDLFIDCSGFRSLLLGQTMEVPWVDWSDWLPCDRAFAVPCTGVEPLTPYTRATAQRAGWTWRIPLQHRIGNGYVFSSRFCGEEEARQTLLGAIDGEALDEPRLLRFQAGRRQVGWAGNCIAVGLASGFLEPLESTSIFLIQAATIDLAGLIPRRGEKVDPRMVREFNRLFAVHYDRTRDFLVLHYTANERVGEPMWDHVRNMTLPDSLAHKMALFRESAAAPEYRLGLFSRDSWLSVLEGQGVLPSAANPLTHRLSAADLQARLDDLAERIVVNAADMTPHAEFLASYCASEAKARPGVPANAA
- a CDS encoding tryptophan 7-halogenase, translated to MSAVRDITLLGRDAQLWLAAAALQRALAPAGVTVRAVALPDENSPADLYATLPAIEALHNQIGIDEAALLRGVRGAFTLGQNFVDASGARQASFLHSYGAFGTGINGGDFFPHWVKARRHGLGVGLDDFSLTATAAHNGRLFIPDEDSEIYGRSDYGYHLPAAAYAKSLKAIAQHLGVEVFETASVAVERSDDGIAALLLDDGSRVESALFADLTREGLLREAIGGTFETWAMPGDRMLTALAPRFAALPVYAEIRAGTDGWTGLFPSLTHTHVEHVFSSAATSDEAALQAAATASGVALEAATIRALAPGAASAPWAGNVIGLGEAACSFDPVHGLGLHGLQLGIVHLLGVYPAEGDSYAARRAEYNRIMRSHFARVADFQAAHHTLQNYAGPFWEAARALPVSDELVHMIDFFRARGELAPQEDESLPPDSWRALFTGHGIVPESWRPAVDRVPPDEVKVHFRKMLGFVREQVLRQPTHDAYLSRILQRPHG
- a CDS encoding cupin-like domain-containing protein; translated protein: MAEPARLGAAAAQPSPLDALPRIAARGAPAPADFAALVAAETPVVIKGLFDDWVALAAGRHSPGRLNAYLAGMDRGAAVPVMEAPARAAGRFAYRADMREFTFTKRSAPLRETLARIEGLIGQENVPTVAIQMLPLADALPEFVRQNPMPLLPADVGPKLWLGGSVKTQTHNDRDHNLACVIAGRRRFTLFPPDQVANLYIGPLDNPPPLSLVDPENPDYDRFPRFREALAAARVAILEPGDAIFIPKYWWHHVASLDPYNAMVNYWWGDTARGIEKPNDIFLAALLALKDLPPGERAYWRAMFDAHVFGDPDSASGHIPAALRGTLGAMRPDERAALRQRLLSAFQK